One Oncorhynchus kisutch isolate 150728-3 linkage group LG30, Okis_V2, whole genome shotgun sequence genomic window, aaactcattttgcgATGGGGCCACATTCAGTCTTCAATGAGATCCGGAGGGCCGCAGTGAAAATTGCTTATATTTCACCGGCGTCTAAATGTTCAATAAATTGTCCTCTATCCATCGTTTGTTGAATTTGCgttgctccctgactgtctagcagTCATTTGGGTGATTATTAGCTCGCTGGACAAAGTATATTGAGTTTGTTTTcctacacacaaaaaaactaaaacaatatTATTTTTGACTCAAACCACCCAGAAGCCAGATTGGACCCCCTCGTGGGCCAGATCCGCCCGCAGGCCGTATGTTTGACATCCCTGGACTACACAAACTCGGGAAAAGCAGGTCTGGTTAAATCCAGACAGTAAACTGTCAGGGAAGGTGTCATCAACAGCAGCACAGAGTGATGCAGAGTTAGAGTAGAAAGCCGTTCGATCCAATTGAGTGTGACACCGTCCGACAACCATTACAGTTTAGCAGGTGTCTGCTTGCATTTGGGTGAAGGTTTTATTTAGTTTATCTCCCAATAAAGCAGACACTACTTTATTGGGAGAAAACATGAAATTGGCTTTTAAAGGGCTATAGAAGCTCCAATTGTGAGAACTAGTCATTCATTGTGCTGTGTAGGACAGGTTGGGAACATTGTCACAGTACCTCCCTCGGGGAACACTAGATACCAACAGaggaacattttaaaaaacactcTAGAATGCACCGGTGACGATTCCAAGAGACACTAAAATGCACCGGTGACAATTCCAAGAGACACTCTAGAATGCACCGGTGACGATTCCAAGAGACACTCTATAATGCAGTGGTGACAATTCCAAGAGACACTCTAGAATGCACCGGTGACAATTCCAAGAGACACTCTAGAATGCAGTGGTGACAATTCCAAGAGACACTCTAGAATGCACCGGTGACAATTCCAAGAGACACTCTAGAATGCACTGGTGACAATTCCAAGAGACACTCTAGAATGCACTGGTGACAATTCCAAGAGACACTctagaatgcagtgatgacaatTCCAAGAGACACTCTAGAATGCAGTGGGTGAGGGAGAGGGTGTTCTCTCTTTTTCTTACATTTTTGGTCATCATCACATCTTCAAGAGTGAACCATATTTTCACTAACTCCAAGGGAATGTTACTGCCTATTTTGCTTACAGACAATTCCTGACCCAATATACCCTGAGAGATACACAGAATAGCACGTTTCACAGAACAGTCCTAATGGTACACTGAACATGGCCACTGCTCCAAATATCACTGACTATTGCTGTGAGTTGGAATGTCCCCTCCACTTCTATCCTATATGGTGAGCACTGTCTGTCAATCATGCTGTGAGGCTGGACATAAGGACCAacatataatacatttttttgtcaTCTTGTAATAGCAGAAGATACTATCAATCATATCATAAGTGAAGTTGCCAAATAATGTTTAATCTATCTATGAATTCtaatatgtaaatgtgattatcTTGTAACATTCCAGGCCAGTTGGCAGCTGAGAGATAAATATGAAGTAGCTATTTTAGTTTGATCGATATTAGTTTATTCACTGTGCACAGAATCATAAACCAACTGGACATATGGGTATACCAATGAAAATGTATATTCAAGATGTGTATTATACATTGATTTATTTTCATGGGTTTTAATCATTGTCAAGATATAGCTTACTTCTTATTAGCTGCCAGCCTTGTATTCTCTTGTATCCGCGTGTAGTTTCCTCACAGAGATGTATTCAAAGGAAGAAACGGGACGTTTTGTTTAGAGTCAAGGGTCAACTCCATTTCAATCGCTTGTCAGTCGAACTGGACAATACAATTTCTCTATGGGACAGAAGTTCAATTCCTGTATTGACTGTTAAGACAACACTGTCAGCTTTAATGATGCATGCCTCTGTGAAAAGTTTACTGACCAGCAGCCTCTCAACACTGTCAGCAGCGTAGTAATATAATTATTAGTGAGGGGGAGCAGTCAAATTGCTTTGGTCTGAGGGTCAAAAACCCTTCTAGGAATTATATTTTTATGGTAAGCAGAGCTTGGCCTGCGACTGATGCAGGAAGAAAGTCAGTCTTGATGTTTGATCCTGAGGTAATAGCAGTAGTCCTAGTTGCACTAAGAGACAAGCAGTGCACTACAGTGACTTGACAGGTTATTTGACCTTTGCTCATCCAATAAATATAAAGCAGTATCCTGAAGGATAAATGCTATTATTGCCAAGAAGATGGTTGGAAATCTATGTGTATATTTCCATGTTTTATTCAGGTTCTGGGGTTATATGCTTTTCGGGGGTTGGGGTATATAAAGATAGTTTACTGTGCTTTTTCTATATGCATTTATTAACTACTACCTGAATGAAGCCATGTTACTTTCAATCAAATGACTACATGTATACTTAGCATTCCTACTGCACTACCTCTATAAGGTGATGTGTATATAAAAAAACAAGACTTCTATTTTCATTTGATGATTTATTATGAGTTTGTGTGTTTACTGCCAAAATCCATCCACCTACATCCATCCTTACTGCTCAACTGGAGGCTTGGGGATTTGGACGATAAGGTGACTTGGATAATGGGAGGGGGGGTGTCATGCCATTCTAATGAATGAGACTGTATGTATCTGTACTGTGTTTTGAATGCCATGGGAAAGGAGAATATAGCTTGATGTAAATAAGGAAATCTGTTTAATTCCATAATAGTCAACACACAAATCTTTTCAGGTAATGGGGCGATAGCAGGGGGATTGATAGAGAGGGGTAGGGGTGATAGTGGAGATAGTGGTGGTGGCTGGGGTTGGCATTTGAAGATTGTCTTACTTCAGCAGTTTCTTAGCACAATATACAAAATGTATAGATGATTAAGAGATGGGGATTAGGAGAGTTGTGGGTAATGCCGAGGGGAGAAGAAGGGGACATGATGATGTCTTTGAAACCACAGCTCTCTTATACTGCTCATGTCTCTCCTATACTTGCCGCTTTGACAATTATAATGTTCATACGCTTTAATTTATTTGCTTATTTATTACTTTTCcttgtatttattatttttattccCTGTTTTTCTTCAGATATGAATGATACAGAATGCTTACTGGGGCtttttctctctgtactttttcAATTTTACAATAAAATATTCTAATAGTACCGTAACATCTCAAAATCCTGTCTCCAGTGATTCTTAACCCCAGCAGTGAATAAATGTGTTTTAACTGCCCTCTGCTGTTTGCTATCTACCAGTTtaagtagcctatggtaacagcCAACAACATACACTGAGCTTGATAACAATtcggaacacctgctctttccatgacattaactgaccaggtgaatccaggtgaaagctatgatcccttattgatgtcactacttaaatccacttcaaccagtgcagatgaaggggaggagacagagtaaataaagatgtttaagccttgagacacaatgtatgtgtaccattcagagggtgaatgggcaagacaaaagaatgaagtgtctttgaacggggtatggtagtaggtgccgaacacaccggtttgagtgtgtcaagaactggaacgctgctgggtttttcacgctgaaCAGTtttcatgtgtatcaagaatggtccaccacccaaaagacatctagccaacttgacacaactgtgggaggcatTGTAGTCAGCATTgtccagcattcctgtggaacgctttcgacaccttggtAAAGTCCATTcccagacgaattgaggctgttctagtGCTCCTaatgttgtatattcagtgtatatATGCCATACATCCACCGTTATTTGATTTCAATAGACTATAGTGATCTAGTACTCACTAGATCTAGTACTCACACATCATTCAATGAAGACACAAGCTATGCCACAATGCTGGATAGATTGATGGtatttaaaatacaatttaaataaGTATTTGCATGTCATGCttattgaaaaatatattttatttgggATTTGGGAATGATCTGTAGGGGCCTAGTTTATGTGAAGGGGTCCACACCCACATAGGCCTACTTCAAATATCAATTCAGCACCTTGGACAGCACCTAATTAGCTACTCTCATCGGGCGTAGTTGACAGCACGAGACAGACTATATTCCCGAATTAAAAGTATTTTTGTATCAGTGTGGAGGTGAGAGATATGTTTCGTCTAAAAGGTAGACGACAGAAATACAGAACCATTAATAATTATTCTGTAAAATAAAAAGTGATGACACTCGTTTGGAGATTTAGGGTGAGCCTGCTCTTTGTGTTTCAAGGTTCTTGGGGATTGTAGTTTAAATACGTTTACAAGGAAGCTACTTATTCATTCTAGTGAACGAGGAACACGTTCGCCTAAAAACTGCACTTCCCGTTTTAAACCATCTAGTGCTGAGTTCACTTGTGCGAAATGGCTCATGGGAATTATATTCCAATCAGTAGGAAAGTGCCGTTTCATCCTTCGTGAAATTATTTCTAAAAGACTACATAAACCAAGATGCTAAGCGTAAATTGTAAACATAGATCTGTTAAAGAACACAAACGCCATCTTGACAGCAGCCTTAAAATGGCAGAGAAATGCCAGGGAGAAACCGAGCTACGGACAAGGTTTCTTTTATTGTTTTGAATAGATAGTCCCTTCCCTAATTGTCTACAAACGTGGCTAGGGGGTTGATGGCCAGTGAGAGAGCCGAAAGACGTTAAAATGGATATCACAACAGCGGTTTTCAACGCGGCCAGAGATGGTAAGCTGAAACTTATCCAGAAGTTGCTGAGTAACAAAAGTCCCGAGGAGTTGGAGGCTCTCGCCGAGGAGAAAACGCAGGGAGGCACCCCTCTCCTCATTGCCTCTCGATACGGACACTTAGAGGTTGCCGACTATTTGCTTGAAAATTGTAAAGCTAACGTGGAACTAGGAGGCTCGGTGAACTTTGACGGCGAGACGATTGAAGGGGCTCCCCCGCTATGGGCGGCTTCAGCGGCTGGTCACCTCCCTGTCGTCCGCACACTCCTTAAGCACGGTGCCTCTGTCAACAACACTACGCTGACCAACTCAACGCCCCTCCGCGCTGCCTGCTTCGATGGTCACCTGGAGATTGTCCGCTACCTGGTGGAACACCGAGCCGATATGGAGGTAGCCAACCGCCACGGCCACACCTGCCTGATGATCTCCTGCTACAAGGGCCACAAAGAGATAGCCAAGTTCCTCTTGGAGCGGGGGGCCGATGTCAACCGCAAGAGTGTGAAAGGCAACACTGCACTCCACGACTGTGCAGAGTCCGGTAGCCTGGACATCATGAAAATGCTGCTGAAATGCAATGCCCGCATGGAGAGGGATGGATACGGCATGACCCCTCTTCTAGCTGCCAGCGTCACGGGGCACACCAACATCGTGGAGTACCTCGCCCACCAGCCCCACTCCTCGCGAGAAGAACGCATTGATGCTCTCGAACTCCTGGGGGCCACCTTTGTGGATAAGAAGAGAGACCTCCTGGGGGCCATGAGATACTGGAGGAGAGCCATGGAGCTGAGACAACCAGCTGACAAGCTAGGACTCTTGGCCAAGCCCCCTCCAGGTACCCCTGTCCCTGCCTATGACTGTGCCCGTGAGGTGAGCACGGCAGAGGAGCTGGAGGCTCTGATCACAGACCCCGATGAGATGCGGATGCAGGCCCTGCTGGTACGTGAGAGAATTCTGGGGCCCTCGCACCCCGACACCTCCTACTACATCCGCTACAGAGGGGCCGTCTACGCCGACTCAGGCAACTTTGAGCGCTGCATCAGCCTGTGGAAATATGCCCTGGACATGCAGCAGAGTAACCTGGACCCCCTCAGCCCCATGACAGCCAGCAGCTTCTTGTCCTTCGCCGAGCTCTTCTCCTTCGTGCTGCAGGACCGGGCCAAGGGCACCCTGGCAACGCGAGTCACCTTCCACGACCTGATGGGGGTGTTGGGGAAGAGTGTGAGGGAAGTGGAGAGGGCTGTGGCCCAGAGGGACAGCCCCCCTGAAGCCCCCCAGTTCACCAAGGCCCTGTCCATCATCCTCCACCTGGTGTTCCTGCTGGAGAAACTGGAGTGCACTGCAGAGCAGGAGCACCTGAA contains:
- the LOC109874613 gene encoding protein fem-1 homolog A, whose amino-acid sequence is MDITTAVFNAARDGKLKLIQKLLSNKSPEELEALAEEKTQGGTPLLIASRYGHLEVADYLLENCKANVELGGSVNFDGETIEGAPPLWAASAAGHLPVVRTLLKHGASVNNTTLTNSTPLRAACFDGHLEIVRYLVEHRADMEVANRHGHTCLMISCYKGHKEIAKFLLERGADVNRKSVKGNTALHDCAESGSLDIMKMLLKCNARMERDGYGMTPLLAASVTGHTNIVEYLAHQPHSSREERIDALELLGATFVDKKRDLLGAMRYWRRAMELRQPADKLGLLAKPPPGTPVPAYDCAREVSTAEELEALITDPDEMRMQALLVRERILGPSHPDTSYYIRYRGAVYADSGNFERCISLWKYALDMQQSNLDPLSPMTASSFLSFAELFSFVLQDRAKGTLATRVTFHDLMGVLGKSVREVERAVAQRDSPPEAPQFTKALSIILHLVFLLEKLECTAEQEHLKKQTVYRLLKLNPRARRGFTPLHMAVDKDTTSVGRYPVGRFPSQTVASLLLECGADVDSRDCDNNTPLHIAASNGCPEIMALLVRAGAHFDATNSQRKTAYNLLDEQSNGHPALFPLNYVTLQCLAARAIERHRLPYKGLISEEMEVFIELH